The proteins below are encoded in one region of Enterobacteriaceae endosymbiont of Plateumaris consimilis:
- the carA gene encoding glutamine-hydrolyzing carbamoyl-phosphate synthase small subunit, translated as MNNKALLIMEDGTKFFGKSIGVNGIVIGEVVFNTSMTGYQEILTDPSYYKQILVFTYPHIGNIGVNKEDEESSKIYLKGLIIHNLSIISSNYRSQNTLDVYLKKKNVVAISDIDTRQLTRLLRNKKINIGCIITNIENVDFQYIMNKMKHFSNLQELNLVKEITTNNNYSWIKGNTNYQTIKKNIKKKSLLPMNIIAYDFGIKKNILNILVDRGCHVTVISAYTSFKKIINLNPDGIFLSNGPGNPESCFYAISSVKQLLKINIPIFGICLGHQILALASGAKTKKMVLGHHGSNHPVKNLKTNKIFITTQNHGFTVDTNNLPINLKITHKSLFDNTIQGIHRIDKPAFGFQGHPEASPGPHDISILFDYFIELIQQYCLEKYKRL; from the coding sequence ATTAATAATAAAGCACTTTTAATAATGGAAGATGGAACAAAATTTTTTGGTAAATCTATTGGAGTTAATGGAATAGTTATAGGAGAAGTAGTTTTTAATACATCTATGACTGGATATCAAGAAATACTTACAGATCCATCTTATTATAAACAAATTCTTGTTTTTACATATCCACATATTGGGAATATTGGTGTTAATAAAGAAGATGAAGAATCATCTAAAATTTATCTAAAAGGACTTATTATTCATAATTTATCTATAATATCAAGTAATTATAGAAGTCAAAACACTTTAGATGTTTATTTGAAAAAAAAAAATGTAGTTGCTATTTCAGATATTGATACTCGTCAATTAACACGTTTATTGCGTAATAAAAAAATTAATATTGGATGTATTATTACGAATATAGAAAACGTTGATTTTCAATATATTATGAATAAAATGAAACATTTTTCAAATTTACAAGAATTAAATCTAGTTAAAGAAATAACAACTAATAATAACTATTCTTGGATAAAAGGAAATACTAATTATCAAACAATTAAAAAAAATATAAAAAAAAAATCTTTATTACCCATGAATATAATAGCATATGATTTTGGGATTAAAAAAAATATTTTAAATATTTTAGTAGATCGTGGATGCCACGTAACAGTTATTTCTGCTTATACAAGTTTTAAAAAAATTATAAATTTAAATCCAGATGGAATTTTTTTATCTAATGGGCCAGGAAATCCTGAATCATGTTTTTATGCTATTTCTTCTGTAAAACAATTATTAAAAATAAATATTCCAATATTTGGTATATGTCTTGGACATCAGATTCTTGCACTTGCTAGTGGTGCTAAAACAAAAAAAATGGTTTTAGGACATCATGGAAGTAATCATCCTGTAAAAAATTTAAAAACTAATAAAATATTTATAACAACACAAAATCATGGATTTACAGTAGATACAAATAATTTACCAATTAATTTAAAAATAACACATAAATCATTATTTGATAATACTATACAAGGTATTCATCGTATTGATAAACCTGCTTTTGGTTTTCAAGGGCATCCTGAAGCCAGTCCAGGTCCTCATGATATTTCTATATTGTTTGATTACTTTATAGAATTAATTCAACAATATTGTTTAGAAAAATATAAGAGATTATAA
- the lpcA gene encoding D-sedoheptulose 7-phosphate isomerase, translated as MYNKIIYSELLSASDVLKSFLKNTKNINNIELAANLIVKSFLSNNKVISCGNGGSHCDAMHFAEELTGKYRNKRSAYPALCISDVSHFSCVSNDYGYEFVFSRYIEALGQPDDILFALTTSGSSINIINALYAAKQKNMKVILLNGNYSSSKIKNLIDAEISVIYNGYSDRIQEIHIKVIHIIILLIEKLMSKKI; from the coding sequence ATGTATAATAAGATTATTTATTCAGAATTATTATCTGCATCTGATGTTTTAAAAAGTTTTCTCAAAAATACTAAAAACATTAATAATATTGAATTAGCAGCTAATTTAATTGTTAAATCTTTTTTAAGTAATAATAAAGTTATTTCTTGTGGTAATGGTGGTTCACATTGTGATGCTATGCATTTTGCAGAAGAATTAACTGGGAAATACAGAAATAAAAGATCTGCATATCCTGCATTATGCATATCAGATGTATCTCATTTTTCTTGTGTTAGTAATGATTATGGTTATGAATTTGTTTTTTCTCGTTATATAGAAGCATTAGGCCAACCTGACGATATTTTATTTGCTTTAACCACTTCTGGTAGTTCTATTAATATAATTAATGCATTATATGCTGCAAAACAAAAAAATATGAAAGTAATATTACTGAATGGTAACTATTCTTCAAGTAAAATAAAAAATTTAATTGATGCAGAAATATCAGTAATTTATAATGGTTATTCAGATAGAATACAAGAAATACATATTAAAGTAATTCATATAATAATATTATTAATTGAAAAATTAATGAGTAAAAAAATATAA
- the ilvC gene encoding ketol-acid reductoisomerase, which produces MKNYFNELNFREKLKNLQKCRLMNFREFLNGINYLKNKKIVIIGCGAQGLNQGLNMRDSGLNISYALKKKSIKNKNLSWEKAYKNKFIIGSYNELIPSADLIINLTPDKNHSQLLQNIKNLIKPGATLGYSHGFNIVEEGEKIPKNINVIMVAPKCPGTEVREEYKRGFGVPSLIAVHQQNNYNNNNGLETAKAWAVAIGSHKAGILESSFIAEVKSDLMGEQTVLCGMLQTASIILFNQLINRKVNKEYASQFIQFGWEYITESLKQGGITLMMDRLNNKSKIRAYELSLILKKIFKPLFRLHMDNIISGNFSKEIIEDWNNDNKNLLNWRKKIRNNKFEQTLAINNMIHEQEIFDRGLIMVAIVKASVELSYEIMIETGISPKSAYYESLHELPLIANTIARKKLYEMNKVISDTAEYGNYLFSNKAMPLLENFMNSLQNEDLGIVDIENISINNKYLLDINLITRNHSIEKIGYILRKYMTDMKCISK; this is translated from the coding sequence ATGAAGAATTATTTTAATGAATTAAATTTTCGTGAAAAATTAAAAAATTTACAAAAATGTAGATTAATGAACTTTAGAGAATTTCTTAATGGAATTAATTATTTAAAAAATAAAAAAATAGTTATTATAGGATGTGGAGCACAAGGTTTAAATCAAGGACTCAATATGAGAGATTCTGGTTTAAATATATCTTATGCTTTAAAAAAAAAATCTATTAAAAATAAAAATTTATCTTGGGAAAAAGCTTATAAAAACAAATTTATAATTGGTTCATACAATGAATTAATTCCTAGTGCTGATTTAATAATTAATTTAACTCCTGATAAAAATCATAGTCAACTTTTACAAAACATAAAAAACTTAATAAAACCTGGTGCTACATTAGGATATTCTCATGGTTTTAATATTGTAGAAGAAGGTGAAAAAATTCCTAAAAATATTAATGTAATTATGGTTGCTCCAAAATGTCCAGGAACAGAAGTAAGAGAAGAATATAAACGTGGTTTTGGAGTACCATCATTAATAGCTGTACATCAACAAAACAATTATAATAATAATAATGGATTAGAAACTGCAAAAGCTTGGGCTGTTGCAATAGGAAGTCATAAAGCAGGTATATTAGAATCTTCTTTTATTGCAGAAGTTAAATCTGATTTAATGGGAGAACAAACTGTTTTATGTGGTATGTTACAAACTGCATCAATAATATTATTTAATCAATTAATTAATCGTAAAGTAAATAAAGAATATGCATCACAGTTTATCCAATTTGGATGGGAATATATTACTGAATCCTTAAAACAAGGAGGTATTACTTTAATGATGGATAGATTGAATAATAAGAGTAAAATTAGAGCTTATGAACTTTCTTTAATTTTAAAAAAAATTTTTAAACCATTATTTAGATTACATATGGATAATATTATTTCTGGAAATTTTTCTAAAGAAATAATAGAAGATTGGAATAATGATAATAAAAATTTATTAAATTGGAGAAAAAAGATAAGAAACAATAAATTTGAGCAAACTTTAGCTATTAATAATATGATTCATGAACAAGAAATTTTTGATCGTGGACTCATTATGGTAGCTATAGTTAAAGCTAGTGTTGAGTTATCATATGAGATAATGATAGAAACAGGAATTTCACCAAAATCAGCATATTATGAATCATTACATGAATTACCATTAATTGCAAATACTATTGCAAGAAAAAAATTATATGAAATGAATAAAGTCATATCTGATACAGCAGAATATGGCAATTATTTATTTTCTAATAAAGCTATGCCTTTATTAGAAAATTTTATGAATAGCTTACAAAATGAAGATTTGGGTATTGTAGATATAGAAAATATATCTATAAATAACAAATATTTATTAGATATTAATCTTATTACTAGAAATCATTCAATTGAAAAAATTGGTTATATATTACGTAAATATATGACTGATATGAAATGTATTTCAAAATAA
- the ilvD gene encoding dihydroxy-acid dehydratase, producing MSNYRSSITTSGRNMAGARALWRATGMNDSDFKKPIIAIVNSFSQFVPGHIHLQELSKIISKEIKNMGGVPKEFNTIAIDDGIAMGHDGMLYSLPSRELIADSIEYVINAHCVDSMICISNCDKITPGMLMASLRLNIPTVIISGGPMEAGKINILSKKIRIDLVDAMVSSADLNKSDKYINKIENNACPTCGSCSGMFTANSMNCLLEVLGLSLPGNGTLLSTHIYRKKLCIQSAKIIVDITKKYYLNNDQSVLPRNIVSKKAFENAIMVDIAMGGSTNTILHILALVQEANLKLNLSDIDNLSKKVPWLCMVSPSTRKFYIEDFHRAGGVMSLLGELYRIGLIHPNTKNILGLTIKQMIFKYDIINNKDDEIKKFFLAAPGNVKTTQPFTQKNKWHNLDDNRKNGCIRSCKYSFSKDGGIAVLYGNIAQDGCVVKTASVNKKLMIFKGPAKVYDSQESAINDILNNKIFPGDVVVIRYEGPKGGPGMQEMLYPTSYLKSMKLDQSCALITDGRFSGGTSGLSIGHISPEAANKGYIALIKNGDIIEINIPSRYINLLISQEKINLRIKEEENRGQLSYHPHNIRKRKISFALKFYAALATSADKGAVRDKNKLKYFK from the coding sequence ATGTCTAATTATCGTTCATCTATTACTACATCAGGTCGTAATATGGCAGGAGCTCGTGCTCTTTGGAGAGCAACTGGTATGAATGATTCTGATTTTAAAAAACCTATTATTGCTATAGTTAATTCATTTTCACAATTTGTTCCTGGTCATATTCATTTACAAGAACTAAGTAAAATTATTTCAAAAGAAATAAAAAATATGGGAGGAGTACCAAAAGAATTTAATACAATAGCTATTGATGATGGTATTGCCATGGGTCATGATGGAATGTTATATTCTCTGCCTTCTAGAGAACTAATTGCAGATTCAATAGAATATGTTATTAATGCTCACTGTGTGGATTCTATGATTTGCATTTCTAATTGTGATAAAATTACTCCTGGTATGTTAATGGCTAGTTTACGTTTAAATATACCTACTGTTATAATTTCCGGTGGTCCAATGGAAGCTGGAAAAATAAATATTTTATCAAAAAAAATAAGAATTGATTTAGTAGATGCAATGGTAAGTTCAGCTGACTTAAACAAATCAGATAAATATATTAATAAAATCGAAAATAATGCATGTCCTACATGTGGTTCATGTTCTGGAATGTTTACTGCAAATTCAATGAATTGTTTATTAGAAGTTTTAGGATTATCATTGCCTGGTAATGGAACTTTATTATCAACACATATATATCGCAAAAAATTATGTATACAATCAGCTAAAATTATAGTTGATATTACAAAAAAATACTATCTAAATAATGATCAAAGTGTTTTACCTAGGAATATTGTTAGTAAAAAAGCTTTTGAAAATGCTATAATGGTTGATATTGCAATGGGTGGTTCTACTAATACAATTTTACATATATTAGCTTTAGTACAAGAAGCAAATTTAAAATTAAATTTGTCTGATATAGATAATTTATCAAAAAAAGTTCCATGGTTATGTATGGTCTCTCCTAGTACTAGAAAATTTTATATTGAAGATTTTCATAGAGCAGGTGGTGTAATGTCATTATTAGGTGAATTATATCGTATTGGGTTAATACATCCTAATACAAAAAATATATTAGGTTTAACAATAAAACAAATGATTTTTAAATATGATATTATTAATAATAAAGATGATGAGATTAAAAAATTTTTTTTAGCTGCTCCAGGAAATGTTAAAACTACACAACCTTTTACACAAAAAAATAAATGGCATAATTTAGATGATAATAGAAAAAATGGATGTATCAGATCATGTAAATATTCTTTTAGTAAAGATGGTGGAATAGCAGTTTTATATGGTAATATAGCTCAAGATGGATGTGTAGTTAAAACTGCAAGTGTAAATAAAAAATTAATGATATTTAAAGGTCCAGCTAAAGTATATGATAGTCAAGAATCTGCAATAAATGATATATTAAATAATAAAATTTTTCCAGGAGATGTAGTTGTTATACGTTATGAAGGTCCAAAAGGTGGTCCTGGTATGCAAGAAATGTTATATCCAACATCGTATTTAAAATCAATGAAATTAGATCAAAGTTGTGCTTTAATTACAGATGGAAGATTTTCTGGAGGAACTTCTGGATTATCAATTGGACATATTTCACCAGAAGCTGCAAATAAAGGATATATTGCTTTAATAAAAAATGGAGATATTATTGAAATTAATATACCTAGTAGATATATTAATCTTCTTATTTCACAAGAAAAAATAAATTTAAGAATTAAAGAAGAAGAAAACCGTGGTCAATTATCTTACCATCCTCATAATATTCGTAAACGAAAAATATCTTTTGCATTAAAATTTTATGCCGCACTAGCAACAAGTGCTGATAAAGGAGCAGTAAGAGATAAAAATAAATTAAAATATTTTAAATAA
- a CDS encoding branched-chain amino acid transaminase translates to MKTKKADFIWFNGDIVKWENAKISVMSHALHYGTSVFEGIRCYKSFKGPAIFRHKDHIERLYNSAKIYRLPLKFTMQDLINAVHIILKYNKLEEAYIRILIFIGDVGLGVNPPKNYYTDVIISSFSWGNYLGNKAMINGIDAMISSWNKIRPNTIPSIAKAGGNYLSSFLIGSEARRNGYHEGISLDSLGFVSEGAGENIFKIKDNVLFTPPLSSSILPGITRDSVLKIAKKIGIKTKETLILRESLYLADEIFMTGTAAEITPVRSIDGIKIGYGRRGKITKIIQQEFFNLFDGITEDKWNWLDYIY, encoded by the coding sequence ATGAAAACGAAAAAAGCAGATTTTATTTGGTTTAATGGAGATATAGTTAAATGGGAAAATGCAAAAATTAGTGTAATGTCGCATGCATTGCATTATGGAACTTCTGTATTTGAAGGAATAAGATGTTATAAGTCTTTTAAAGGTCCAGCTATCTTTCGACATAAAGATCATATTGAACGTTTATATAATTCTGCAAAAATTTATCGCTTACCATTAAAATTTACAATGCAAGATTTAATTAATGCAGTACATATTATACTTAAATATAATAAATTAGAAGAAGCTTATATAAGAATTTTAATATTTATAGGAGATGTTGGTTTAGGAGTTAATCCTCCTAAAAATTATTATACTGATGTAATAATTAGTTCTTTTTCATGGGGTAATTATCTTGGTAATAAAGCTATGATTAATGGTATTGATGCTATGATATCATCATGGAATAAAATTAGACCCAATACTATTCCTAGTATTGCAAAAGCTGGTGGTAATTATTTATCTTCTTTTCTTATTGGCAGTGAAGCAAGACGTAATGGATATCATGAAGGAATATCATTAGATAGTTTAGGATTTGTATCAGAAGGAGCAGGAGAAAATATATTTAAAATAAAAGATAATGTTTTATTTACTCCACCTCTTAGTTCTTCAATATTACCAGGAATTACTAGAGATTCAGTTTTAAAAATAGCTAAAAAAATAGGCATTAAAACTAAAGAAACTTTGATATTAAGAGAATCATTATACTTAGCTGATGAAATATTTATGACAGGAACTGCTGCAGAAATTACTCCAGTAAGAAGTATAGATGGTATAAAAATTGGTTACGGTAGGAGAGGTAAAATTACGAAAATAATTCAACAGGAATTTTTTAATTTATTTGATGGAATAACAGAAGATAAATGGAATTGGTTAGATTATATTTATTAG
- the ilvM gene encoding acetolactate synthase 2 small subunit, which translates to MNQYKIYINTYISPEVIERILRIIRHRGFRICYMKVNSELKIGKILIKIIIESKKPIDFLIKQLSKLIDVCNIKII; encoded by the coding sequence ATGAATCAATACAAAATATATATTAATACATATATAAGTCCTGAAGTTATTGAACGTATTTTACGTATTATTCGTCATAGAGGATTTAGAATTTGTTATATGAAAGTTAATTCAGAATTAAAAATAGGAAAGATACTTATTAAAATAATTATAGAAAGTAAAAAACCTATAGATTTTCTTATAAAACAATTATCTAAATTAATAGATGTATGTAATATTAAAATAATCTAA
- the ilvG gene encoding acetolactate synthase 2 catalytic subunit: protein MNGAECIIQALKKQNVKTVFGHPGGAIMPLYDALYDGEIEHILCRHEQAAAIAAIGYSRATGNIGVCLATSGPGATNLMTGIADAMVDSIPIIAITGQVPTTLIGTDAFQEIDIIGMSLSCTKHSFLINSIESLNDIFDKAFLIALSNRPGPVLIDIPKDIQLSNFIPQHINNTFKIKNSVNKINISKKNINKINNFLKRSNKPILYIGGGVGMSNAISTLKNFINKTKIPVVVTLKGLGSVDYTYPYYLGMLGMHGNKAANYAVQKCDLLIAIGARFDDRVTGDPKNFASNAYIIQLDIDSSEINKICKTDFHLLGNLNYIIPFLQKPQKIFEWQDYIKKIIKKYSWNYKILNKSKIHAPILLKKLSDLKKNNTIITTDVGQHQMWTAQHVNFTSPKNFITSSGLGTMGFGLPAAIGAQIARPNDTVICITGDGSFMMNIQELNTIKRKQLPIKIILLDNKRLGMVKQWQQLFFSKRYSETILWDNPDFLLLASAFGITGESINHVNQIDLSLKNMFNKKNSYILHVSINESDNVWPLVPPGYSNENMIEEIK, encoded by the coding sequence ATGAATGGAGCAGAATGTATAATTCAAGCATTAAAAAAACAAAACGTAAAAACAGTATTTGGACATCCAGGCGGAGCTATTATGCCGCTTTACGATGCATTATATGATGGAGAGATTGAACATATATTATGTCGACATGAACAAGCAGCAGCTATTGCTGCTATAGGTTACTCAAGAGCTACTGGAAATATAGGAGTTTGTTTAGCAACATCAGGACCAGGAGCAACTAATTTAATGACAGGTATTGCAGATGCTATGGTAGATTCTATACCTATCATAGCTATAACTGGACAAGTACCTACTACATTAATTGGAACAGATGCTTTTCAAGAAATTGATATTATAGGAATGTCTTTATCATGTACAAAACATAGTTTTTTAATTAATTCAATAGAATCATTAAATGACATTTTTGATAAAGCTTTTTTAATAGCTTTATCTAATAGACCAGGACCTGTTTTAATAGATATACCAAAAGATATACAATTATCTAATTTTATTCCTCAACATATAAACAATACATTTAAAATAAAAAATTCAGTAAATAAAATAAATATTTCAAAAAAAAATATAAATAAAATTAATAATTTTCTAAAAAGATCTAATAAGCCTATATTATATATAGGTGGTGGTGTTGGAATGAGTAATGCTATTTCTACATTAAAAAATTTTATCAATAAGACTAAAATACCAGTAGTAGTTACATTAAAAGGTTTAGGATCTGTAGATTATACATATCCTTATTATCTTGGTATGTTAGGAATGCATGGTAATAAAGCTGCAAACTATGCAGTACAAAAATGTGATTTATTAATAGCTATTGGTGCAAGATTTGATGATCGAGTTACAGGTGATCCAAAAAATTTTGCTTCTAATGCATATATAATACAATTAGATATAGACTCATCTGAAATTAATAAAATTTGTAAAACAGATTTTCATCTATTAGGTAATTTAAACTATATAATTCCATTTTTACAAAAACCACAAAAAATTTTTGAATGGCAAGATTATATAAAAAAAATAATAAAAAAATATTCTTGGAACTATAAAATATTAAATAAAAGTAAAATTCATGCACCTATTCTTTTAAAGAAATTATCAGATCTTAAAAAAAATAATACTATTATTACTACAGATGTAGGACAACATCAAATGTGGACTGCACAACATGTAAATTTTACATCTCCAAAAAATTTTATTACATCAAGTGGATTAGGAACTATGGGATTTGGATTACCTGCAGCTATTGGTGCACAAATAGCTCGTCCTAATGATACAGTAATATGTATTACAGGTGATGGATCATTTATGATGAATATTCAAGAGTTAAATACTATTAAAAGAAAACAATTGCCTATAAAAATTATATTACTTGATAATAAAAGATTAGGTATGGTTAAACAATGGCAACAATTATTTTTCTCTAAAAGATATAGTGAAACTATATTATGGGATAATCCTGATTTTTTATTATTAGCTAGTGCTTTTGGTATAACTGGAGAAAGTATAAATCATGTTAATCAAATAGATTTAAGTTTAAAAAATATGTTTAATAAAAAAAATTCATATATATTACATGTTTCTATAAATGAATCTGATAATGTTTGGCCATTAGTTCCTCCAGGTTATAGTAATGAAAACATGATAGAAGAAATTAAATGA
- a CDS encoding FAD-binding oxidoreductase produces MTEWVIGKVKKINYWENNLFTIILNAKVNPFVPGQFTKLSLIINGKRIHRAYSYINCPKNINHEFYIKNVDNKGHLTPYLYKLNYNDKIMISKHALGTFTINNIQNCENLWMISTGTGIGPYLSILQNGNYLENFKKIILIYAVRYISDFSYIYLINNLKNKFKNKLIIQIITSREKQKNNLLKGHIPELIQNGILEKKIGILIDKNNTHIMLCGNPKMVYDTQNLLQKNYGLSKNLKNKIGNITTEKYW; encoded by the coding sequence ATGACTGAATGGGTTATAGGAAAAGTAAAAAAAATAAATTATTGGGAAAATAATTTATTCACTATTATATTAAATGCAAAAGTCAATCCTTTTGTTCCAGGACAATTTACAAAATTATCTTTAATTATAAATGGTAAACGTATACATAGAGCATATTCTTATATAAATTGTCCTAAAAATATTAATCATGAATTTTATATAAAAAACGTAGATAATAAAGGTCATTTAACACCTTATTTATATAAATTAAATTATAATGATAAAATTATGATTTCTAAACATGCTTTAGGAACTTTTACTATTAATAATATCCAAAATTGTGAAAATTTATGGATGATATCTACTGGAACAGGTATTGGACCTTATTTATCAATATTACAAAATGGAAATTATTTAGAAAATTTTAAAAAAATTATTTTAATATATGCTGTACGATATATATCAGATTTTAGTTATATTTATTTAATAAATAATCTTAAAAATAAATTTAAAAATAAGTTAATTATTCAAATTATTACTAGTAGGGAAAAACAAAAAAACAATTTACTCAAAGGACATATACCAGAATTAATTCAAAATGGTATTTTAGAAAAAAAAATAGGAATTTTAATTGATAAAAATAATACTCATATAATGTTATGTGGTAATCCTAAAATGGTTTATGACACACAAAATTTATTACAAAAAAATTACGGATTATCAAAAAATTTAAAAAATAAAATAGGAAATATTACTACTGAAAAATATTGGTAA
- the tpiA gene encoding triose-phosphate isomerase, translating to MKQFLIVGNWKLNGNVIFVQNYINKIKKFLNIKKLNFCKISIAPSYTYLYLSNIHLKNNQMSLTAQNVDIHLSGSFTGEISINMLKDMGVKYVIVGHSERRIFHKETNQYISEKFHIIKSHGLIPILCLGETEIQRNMNQTKDICAKQIDIILDTYGIEEFNNTVIAYEPIWAIGSGKSADPIEVQKIHKFIKEYIAQKDYKVSKNIIIQYGGSINKNNMDTFIRQKDINGFLIGKASLTAENFISIVKKAEKIISSI from the coding sequence ATGAAGCAATTTTTAATTGTTGGTAATTGGAAACTTAATGGTAATGTTATATTTGTACAAAATTATATAAATAAAATTAAAAAATTTTTAAATATAAAAAAATTAAATTTTTGTAAAATTTCTATTGCACCATCTTATACTTATTTATATTTGTCTAATATTCATTTAAAAAATAATCAAATGAGTTTAACAGCACAAAATGTAGATATTCATCTTTCTGGATCTTTTACAGGAGAAATATCAATAAATATGTTAAAAGATATGGGTGTAAAATATGTTATTGTTGGACATTCAGAAAGAAGAATTTTCCATAAAGAAACTAATCAATATATATCTGAAAAATTTCATATAATTAAATCTCATGGTTTAATACCAATTTTATGTTTAGGAGAAACAGAAATACAAAGAAATATGAATCAAACAAAAGATATTTGTGCTAAACAAATAGATATAATTTTAGATACTTATGGAATAGAAGAATTTAATAATACTGTAATAGCTTATGAACCTATTTGGGCTATTGGTTCAGGTAAATCAGCTGATCCAATAGAAGTTCAAAAGATTCATAAATTTATTAAAGAATATATTGCTCAAAAAGATTATAAAGTATCAAAAAATATTATTATCCAATATGGTGGATCAATTAATAAAAATAATATGGATACGTTTATTCGACAAAAAGATATAAATGGTTTTTTAATAGGTAAAGCTTCTTTAACAGCAGAAAATTTCATATCTATCGTTAAAAAAGCTGAAAAAATTATAAGTTCTATTTGA